Proteins from one Gossypium raimondii isolate GPD5lz chromosome 8, ASM2569854v1, whole genome shotgun sequence genomic window:
- the LOC105790594 gene encoding uncharacterized protein LOC105790594 translates to MRCKKHLADLSSGVGVCATCLRERLLELIAAQVQAQAQAQQAQLARAAVEDGRKHDPPPLIFPRSVSPYVSRRKSDDNSATWIHNQRFYSTPQVGPTYSTTSTTYFEATRSFKKKNRFSLFSNLFRSRSEKFNSDPRVHFHRESCDEPSTSSASPSWFAAIFPVRRKKQQSSKTSRVDQFEQFGPGDRRSCRIIDRGMSPAIEVDSGDECDQPPSGASPEASPRWKMTPTAARRPRGGTRNNISGLAFCLSPLMRPSPNTHWNQKGGLPPDMSFSGESRPSTKKPHLASAAGFHANRSRKLADFGRVNRNR, encoded by the coding sequence ATGAGGTGCAAGAAACATCTTGCCGACTTGAGTAGCGGCGTTGGCGTGTGTGCCACTTGTCTCCGGGAGCGTCTTCTGGAGCTCATCGCGGCTCAGGTGCAGGCTCAGGCGCAAGCCCAACAGGCTCAATTAGCGCGCGCTGCCGTTGAAGATGGTCGGAAACATGACCCTCCGCCGCTGATTTTCCCTCGGTCTGTTTCTCCTTATGTCAGTCGGCGGAAATCTGATGATAATAGTGCCACGTGGATCCACAATCAACGGTTCTACAGCACTCCTCAGGTGGGCCCAACTTACAGCACCACATCCACCACCTATTTTGAAGCCACCAGATCGTTCAAAAAGAAGAACAGGTTCTCGCTTTTTTCGAATCTGTTCAGGTCGAGATCCGAGAAGTTCAATTCCGATCCTAGGGTTCATTTTCATCGGGAATCGTGCGACGAGCCTTCCACATCATCGGCATCCCCGTCATGGTTCGCAGCAATCTTTCCCGTTCGTCGGAAAAAGCAGCAATCATCGAAGACATCTCGCGTGGATCAATTTGAGCAATTCGGTCCCGGCGATCGGAGATCATGTAGAATCATAGATCGGGGAATGTCGCCAGCGATTGAAGTGGATTCAGGAGACGAGTGTGATCAACCGCCATCTGGAGCCTCGCCGGAGGCATCGCCGCGATGGAAAATGACACCGACGGCAGCGAGGAGACCGAGGGGCGGGACGAGGAACAACATTTCGGGATTAGCGTTTTGCTTAAGCCCACTCATGAGGCCGAGCCCGAACACGCACTGGAACCAGAAGGGCGGATTGCCACCGGACATGTCGTTCAGCGGAGAATCTCGACCGTCGACGAAGAAGCCCCATCTGGCGAGCGCCGCAGGATTCCACGCGAATCGGTCCAGGAAGCTTGCTGATTTTGGCAGGGTCAATCGTAACCGTTGA